In one Mucilaginibacter ginsenosidivorax genomic region, the following are encoded:
- a CDS encoding class I SAM-dependent methyltransferase, which produces MEPLRKPLQGVWNIIRFNRHFYILAAVLVTGLLLASPYLKSPFSVLIVIFSCLVTLSTLVSLAISLYIYDLSGLYKLNWINVTVLPATTHPILVNINAGFDETSALLQLKYPGALLTVYDFYDPQRHTEVSIKRARRAYPAFNGTVRISTAAIPLPDNYADVVFLIFAAHEIRDKAGRDQFFGELNRVLKPGCKIVLLEHLRDVPNFMAYNLGFFHFMSRQSWLSTFANAGLNIARETKFTPFTTNFVLSKNGNTN; this is translated from the coding sequence ATGGAACCATTAAGAAAACCATTGCAGGGCGTATGGAACATTATCCGCTTTAACCGGCACTTTTATATCCTTGCTGCCGTATTGGTAACAGGCTTGCTTTTAGCGTCTCCTTATCTCAAGTCCCCATTCAGCGTTTTAATAGTTATATTTAGCTGCCTGGTTACCCTATCAACGTTGGTATCGTTGGCTATCTCTTTGTACATCTATGACCTTTCGGGCCTGTACAAACTAAACTGGATAAATGTAACTGTCCTGCCGGCTACCACACATCCTATACTGGTAAATATCAATGCGGGTTTTGATGAAACCAGTGCGCTTTTACAGCTTAAATACCCCGGCGCATTGTTAACAGTTTATGATTTTTATGATCCCCAAAGACATACCGAGGTTTCTATAAAACGGGCGCGAAGGGCCTACCCCGCCTTTAATGGAACGGTACGGATAAGCACCGCTGCAATACCCCTACCGGATAACTACGCCGACGTTGTATTTTTAATATTTGCCGCCCATGAAATAAGGGATAAGGCCGGTCGCGACCAATTTTTCGGGGAGCTTAACCGGGTTTTAAAACCCGGCTGCAAAATAGTGTTACTCGAGCATCTTCGGGACGTGCCTAACTTTATGGCCTACAACCTGGGTTTCTTTCATTTTATGTCCAGGCAATCCTGGTTGAGCACATTTGCTAACGCCGGACTTAACATAGCCCGCGAAACAAAATTCACTCCCTTTACTACCAACTTTGTGCTCAGTAAAAATGGAAACACAAATTAA
- a CDS encoding DUF2071 domain-containing protein — protein sequence MPAFLKDHPFAVEAFFEHSVVLTFAFPKEQLAHLIPECLTLDAYQDKWAFIAIALVNTTGLRPKGFPKFMGNDFTLIGYRVFVRYTNNAGKRLRGLYILKSETDKKMMEYLGNLFTHYAYTTTDIVQQQHDDQLYIQSAKSGLDLHINLKGGEIALPAGSPFTDWKEARKFAGPLPFTFTYNKQAKKVLIIEGVREDWIPKPVEVISRHISFFDDMELAGGVLANAFIINNIPYHWKKGRTEQWNH from the coding sequence ATGCCTGCATTTTTAAAAGACCATCCTTTTGCTGTCGAGGCTTTTTTTGAGCATTCTGTTGTATTAACATTCGCTTTTCCGAAGGAACAATTAGCGCATTTAATTCCAGAATGTTTAACGCTGGATGCTTACCAGGATAAGTGGGCGTTTATAGCCATTGCGCTGGTTAACACCACGGGATTGCGACCAAAAGGGTTCCCTAAGTTTATGGGGAATGATTTTACGCTGATAGGTTACCGCGTATTTGTCCGTTATACCAACAATGCTGGCAAGCGCTTACGGGGCCTGTATATATTAAAATCCGAAACGGATAAAAAGATGATGGAGTACCTGGGCAACCTGTTTACCCATTATGCTTACACCACTACAGATATTGTACAACAACAGCATGACGATCAGCTTTACATCCAATCTGCAAAATCCGGTCTCGACCTGCATATAAATCTAAAAGGCGGGGAGATCGCTCTGCCTGCCGGCTCTCCTTTTACAGATTGGAAGGAGGCGCGCAAGTTTGCCGGCCCACTGCCGTTTACCTTTACATATAATAAGCAAGCAAAAAAGGTGTTGATTATTGAAGGTGTAAGGGAAGATTGGATTCCGAAACCTGTTGAGGTTATAAGCCGGCACATTTCGTTTTTTGACGATATGGAATTAGCCGGCGGGGTTTTGGCCAATGCTTTTATCATTAATAACATTCCGTATCACTGGAAAAAAGGAAGGACTGAGCAATGGAACCATTAA
- a CDS encoding DoxX-like family protein, whose protein sequence is MTKATIHKILTIMIALVWLANGLLCKVLNLVPRHQQIVGRILGETHAGLLTKLIGVSEILMAVWIISGIKSRLNAVAQMLIIAIMNCIEFVLAPDLLLWGKANSAFAFMFIALIYYNEFKLRKNLVI, encoded by the coding sequence ATGACCAAAGCCACCATTCATAAAATATTAACCATAATGATTGCCCTGGTGTGGCTTGCCAATGGCTTGCTTTGCAAGGTGCTTAACCTGGTGCCGCGTCACCAGCAAATTGTAGGCAGAATTTTGGGCGAAACGCATGCCGGGCTGTTAACCAAATTGATAGGCGTTTCAGAAATTTTGATGGCCGTATGGATCATCAGCGGCATCAAATCCCGCTTAAATGCAGTAGCACAAATGCTTATTATCGCAATCATGAACTGTATTGAGTTTGTTTTAGCACCCGATTTGTTGTTATGGGGCAAGGCAAATTCGGCCTTCGCGTTTATGTTCATCGCGTTGATTTACTACAACGAATTCAAACTCCGTAAAAACCTGGTGATTTAA
- a CDS encoding Trm112 family protein — MKLKTINKLCCPFDKQDLTLQVFVKDTEQNIIEGILSCTACLRKYPIVYGVPIMSPDEYRQIKLEQPIVERWKIDHGIEDIRLLPTVTEG; from the coding sequence ATGAAACTAAAAACCATTAATAAACTATGCTGCCCTTTTGATAAGCAGGACCTTACTTTACAGGTATTTGTAAAAGATACCGAACAAAATATTATAGAAGGCATATTAAGCTGCACCGCCTGCCTGCGCAAATACCCTATTGTTTATGGCGTGCCTATTATGTCGCCCGATGAATACAGGCAGATAAAACTGGAGCAGCCTATTGTGGAACGTTGGAAGATAGATCATGGCATTGAAGACATCAGGTTGCTGCCAACGGTAACGGAAGGATAG
- a CDS encoding thiamine phosphate synthase has translation MKTRLKITGGIYLVLNPAMELNLLLQKLADALKGGIQVVQIWNNWPAGADKLSLIEHIAGLCRFYRVPLLINQEWQLLQASPFLDGVHFDGIPHYFDTILVNIGKPFLAGITCSGNLDDIAWADEHGLDYVSFCSMFPSSSAGSCTIVMPATVKEAKKMTRMPVFVSGGMTPENIIALKKQAPFDGVAVISGLLSAANPEQKVKQYHQALNYKAD, from the coding sequence ATGAAAACACGTCTTAAAATAACCGGCGGTATTTACCTGGTACTTAACCCCGCCATGGAGCTTAATTTACTATTGCAAAAACTGGCCGATGCGTTAAAGGGTGGTATCCAGGTAGTACAGATCTGGAACAACTGGCCTGCCGGTGCCGATAAATTAAGCCTGATTGAACATATAGCCGGCCTTTGCCGCTTTTACCGGGTGCCTTTATTGATAAACCAGGAATGGCAATTATTACAGGCTTCGCCTTTTTTAGATGGTGTCCATTTTGATGGCATACCACATTACTTTGATACCATATTGGTAAACATTGGCAAACCGTTCCTGGCCGGCATCACCTGCTCGGGTAATCTTGATGATATAGCCTGGGCTGACGAGCACGGGTTAGATTATGTGTCGTTCTGCTCCATGTTCCCCTCTTCTTCGGCCGGCAGCTGTACCATTGTAATGCCCGCTACCGTGAAGGAGGCAAAAAAAATGACCAGGATGCCGGTTTTTGTTTCCGGCGGTATGACACCCGAAAATATCATCGCCCTAAAAAAACAAGCACCCTTTGATGGCGTGGCGGTAATATCCGGATTGCTGAGCGCCGCAAACCCCGAACAAAAAGTTAAACAATACCACCAAGCATTAAATTATAAAGCTGATTAA
- a CDS encoding AIR synthase-related protein codes for MPLTGKISSGGFDEIILPRCGRPRSEVLTGPAFGVDVSLVELPNGLGLAMTSDPLSLIPSLGLQESAWLSVHLMANDMATTGFAPQYAQMVLNLPEDLPEADLITYWDFVHQYCNDVGVAITGGHTGRIPQQNSTIAGGGTMLLTAPLPNILISHKARAGDVVLVTKDCAMSSAAILAMSFPETVKNKLGKEVYDQACGLFYQTSSLKDALTAAAAGGITAMHDVTEGGVLGAVYEMAIASGNGVSIDSDLLPLGTAQQAICGLFGIDSRFCVGAGSMVMSVNPEQVQYVIQYLQQNNIKATAIGTFTDKTKGYTLTENGVEKPMPYHATDPYWGAFFNAYKNGWK; via the coding sequence ATGCCTTTAACCGGAAAAATAAGCAGCGGCGGTTTTGATGAAATCATTCTGCCGCGCTGCGGCCGCCCCCGTAGCGAAGTATTAACCGGGCCCGCCTTTGGTGTAGATGTCTCGCTGGTTGAGCTGCCCAATGGCTTAGGGCTGGCCATGACCAGCGATCCGCTTTCCCTTATCCCATCGCTGGGTTTACAGGAATCGGCATGGCTATCGGTGCACTTAATGGCTAATGATATGGCCACAACCGGTTTTGCCCCGCAATACGCCCAAATGGTGCTGAACCTGCCCGAGGATCTGCCGGAAGCAGATTTGATTACCTATTGGGATTTCGTCCACCAATATTGTAACGATGTTGGCGTAGCCATTACCGGCGGACATACCGGGCGTATCCCACAGCAAAACTCCACCATTGCAGGCGGCGGCACCATGCTGCTTACCGCACCGCTGCCCAATATTTTGATAAGCCACAAAGCCCGGGCAGGCGATGTAGTGTTGGTAACCAAAGATTGCGCTATGTCATCAGCCGCCATACTGGCCATGAGTTTCCCCGAGACGGTGAAAAACAAATTAGGTAAGGAAGTTTACGATCAGGCCTGCGGGTTGTTTTATCAAACATCGTCATTAAAAGATGCCTTAACTGCAGCCGCAGCAGGCGGTATAACCGCCATGCACGATGTAACCGAAGGCGGCGTATTGGGTGCCGTTTACGAAATGGCCATAGCCTCGGGCAACGGTGTAAGCATCGACAGCGATTTATTACCGTTGGGCACTGCCCAGCAGGCAATATGCGGTTTGTTTGGTATTGACTCCCGGTTTTGCGTTGGCGCTGGCTCGATGGTGATGTCGGTGAATCCGGAACAGGTTCAGTATGTTATTCAGTACCTGCAGCAAAACAACATCAAGGCAACCGCAATCGGCACATTTACCGACAAAACAAAGGGTTACACTTTAACAGAAAACGGCGTTGAAAAACCAATGCCCTATCATGCTACCGACCCTTACTGGGGCGCATTTTTTAATGCCTATAAAAACGGATGGAAATGA
- a CDS encoding class I SAM-dependent methyltransferase: protein MELQKNNFGLVTQSLSNWQGRKEWFFNREHTDTYEQWYEGRYKRAEVWQKKVMGQLLGKDPRVKELLEFGCGTTRFTRWWHEIGIDATGGDLSPFMLGQAVHLFKGDLVNADSHFMPFKDHTFDALAFITTFEYYRDPVQVIREAARVARCGIAFGMMNRNSPKVLRRRVQQAFGKNPFYVTATFYTPAMLTAKIDEALKGRSYSLEWTCTGLPEWFPVQQWSIPVGDFFGLYVKFLD from the coding sequence ATGGAGCTTCAAAAAAACAATTTTGGCCTGGTGACCCAAAGCCTTAGCAACTGGCAGGGCCGCAAAGAGTGGTTTTTTAACCGCGAACACACCGATACTTATGAGCAATGGTACGAAGGCCGCTACAAACGCGCCGAAGTATGGCAAAAAAAGGTAATGGGACAGCTACTGGGTAAAGACCCGCGGGTAAAAGAACTACTGGAATTTGGCTGCGGTACTACCCGGTTTACCCGCTGGTGGCACGAGATAGGTATTGATGCCACCGGCGGCGATCTTTCGCCTTTTATGCTTGGCCAGGCGGTACACCTGTTTAAAGGCGACCTGGTAAATGCCGATTCGCATTTTATGCCGTTTAAGGACCATACTTTTGATGCCCTGGCCTTTATTACCACCTTTGAGTACTACCGCGACCCGGTACAGGTGATACGCGAAGCCGCGAGGGTGGCACGCTGCGGCATTGCTTTTGGTATGATGAACCGCAATTCGCCCAAGGTACTGCGCCGCCGGGTACAACAGGCTTTTGGTAAAAATCCGTTTTATGTTACGGCAACATTTTACACCCCGGCCATGCTTACTGCAAAAATTGATGAAGCGTTAAAAGGCAGATCCTATAGCCTCGAGTGGACCTGCACCGGCCTGCCCGAATGGTTCCCGGTACAGCAATGGAGTATACCCGTGGGCGATTTTTTTGGTTTGTATGTAAAATTTTTAGACTGA
- a CDS encoding YXWGXW repeat-containing protein: protein MKRIFRNIVLIAGLAAAAPQVNAQVSVGISISAHIAPPALPVYTQPVCPGDGYIWTPGYWAYADPDGYYWVPGVWVRPPHFGLLWTPAYWGFEDGVYGFHAGYWGPHVGFYGGINYGYGYGGVGFGGGIWAGNVFRYNTAVANVNTTIVHNTYVNNTVINNTTVNRTSFNGQGGVNARPNEQERTAMNEHHTQPTSNQLDHERTASHDRSQFASANHGAPGTTAMNRVDGRRFDQQGRIANGVSSGKLTAGETKNLENREANLNKEVRTDRANNDGHLTNQEKSQVNQQQNRISNSINADKHNSNNAHYGDNPIGERRANQQQRVAQGIRNGQMNAGEVARTENREQGINRTIRANRQANGGGLNREQFRQATRQQNRAGRQINRQRHG, encoded by the coding sequence ATGAAAAGGATATTCAGAAACATAGTTTTAATTGCGGGCCTTGCAGCTGCAGCCCCGCAGGTTAATGCACAGGTGAGTGTAGGCATCAGTATATCTGCACATATTGCGCCACCGGCATTGCCGGTTTACACACAGCCCGTTTGCCCCGGCGATGGTTATATATGGACACCGGGTTATTGGGCGTACGCCGATCCAGATGGCTATTACTGGGTGCCGGGTGTTTGGGTAAGGCCGCCGCATTTTGGATTGCTTTGGACACCGGCCTACTGGGGCTTTGAGGATGGGGTGTACGGCTTTCACGCAGGATATTGGGGGCCGCATGTTGGTTTTTATGGCGGTATTAATTACGGCTATGGTTATGGCGGTGTAGGGTTTGGCGGCGGTATTTGGGCGGGTAACGTATTCAGGTACAATACTGCGGTGGCAAACGTAAATACCACTATTGTGCATAATACCTATGTAAACAATACGGTAATTAATAATACCACCGTAAACCGTACCAGCTTTAACGGGCAGGGTGGGGTTAATGCCAGGCCTAACGAGCAGGAGCGTACCGCTATGAACGAGCATCATACACAGCCAACATCAAACCAGCTTGACCATGAACGAACTGCCAGTCATGACCGTAGTCAGTTTGCGTCTGCCAATCATGGCGCACCGGGCACTACAGCTATGAACAGGGTAGACGGGCGCCGGTTTGACCAGCAAGGCCGTATTGCGAACGGTGTTTCATCAGGCAAATTAACCGCAGGCGAAACTAAAAACCTGGAGAACCGCGAGGCAAATTTGAATAAAGAAGTGCGCACCGACAGGGCAAATAATGATGGCCATTTAACTAACCAGGAGAAAAGCCAGGTAAACCAGCAGCAAAATAGGATAAGTAATTCCATAAATGCCGACAAACATAATAGCAACAACGCTCATTATGGCGATAACCCGATAGGCGAAAGACGAGCCAATCAACAGCAAAGGGTAGCGCAGGGTATTCGTAACGGGCAGATGAATGCGGGTGAGGTTGCCAGGACCGAAAACCGTGAGCAGGGGATTAACCGTACTATCCGCGCCAACCGCCAGGCTAATGGTGGCGGCTTAAACAGAGAACAATTCAGGCAGGCCACCCGGCAGCAAAACCGTGCAGGCAGGCAAATAAACCGCCAGCGCCACGGGTAA
- a CDS encoding heme NO-binding domain-containing protein, with protein MYGIVNKAIEDLVIANFGEEKWEAVKLRTKLDIDFFISSEPYDDDLTYSLANAVSEEMNMSVADVLEAFGEWWILKTGKEKYGDLMEAGGEHLKAFLINLPMFHNRIMLIYPKLTPPEFRVTDIEENSILVHYFSKRIGLKAFVRGLLLGLGKMYGTPAQVSLLADRDAGDDHEIFKVSW; from the coding sequence ATGTACGGAATAGTTAACAAAGCGATAGAAGACTTAGTAATAGCAAACTTTGGCGAAGAGAAGTGGGAGGCCGTTAAGCTGCGCACAAAGCTGGATATAGATTTTTTTATAAGCAGCGAACCGTATGACGATGACCTTACCTATAGCCTGGCCAATGCTGTAAGCGAAGAGATGAATATGTCTGTCGCCGATGTTTTAGAGGCATTTGGCGAATGGTGGATATTAAAAACCGGGAAAGAAAAATACGGGGATTTGATGGAAGCCGGCGGCGAGCATTTAAAAGCTTTCCTGATTAATTTGCCTATGTTTCATAACCGTATTATGCTGATATACCCCAAGTTGACGCCGCCGGAATTCCGGGTTACAGATATTGAGGAAAACAGTATCCTGGTGCATTATTTTTCTAAGCGGATTGGTTTAAAAGCATTTGTAAGAGGTTTATTACTTGGCCTGGGGAAAATGTATGGCACTCCGGCACAAGTTTCACTGTTAGCCGACAGGGATGCCGGCGACGATCACGAAATTTTCAAGGTAAGCTGGTGA
- a CDS encoding NAD(P)-dependent alcohol dehydrogenase, whose amino-acid sequence MTSVKAYAAQGATTPLAPFSIDRREPAADDVEIKILYCGVCHSDIHTARNEWGGTIYPAVPGHEIVGKVTRVGDNVSRFKVGDTVGVGCFVDSCMHCANCKNDLEQYCQNGHTQTYNSQSQDKKTITMGGYSSHIVVTQHFVLSVSDKLPLEKVAPLLCAGITTYSPLRHWGVKAGDRVAVVGLGGLGHMAVKLAASMGAEVTMLSRSKSKEKDAAELGAHHFKLTTDKDTMAELANSFNFIIDTVSAAHDYNEYLNLLTTDGVMVLLGAPPQPTPVAAFPFIMGRRSLVGSLVGGIKETQEMLDYCAEHNITSDVEVISIDKINEAYERTLAGDVHYRFVIDMATL is encoded by the coding sequence ATGACATCAGTAAAAGCCTATGCAGCGCAGGGAGCAACAACGCCCCTGGCTCCATTTTCAATTGACAGGCGCGAACCGGCGGCCGACGACGTTGAAATTAAAATTTTATATTGTGGTGTTTGCCACTCAGATATCCATACTGCCCGTAACGAATGGGGCGGTACCATTTACCCGGCCGTACCCGGCCATGAAATTGTGGGCAAGGTTACCCGTGTGGGTGATAACGTAAGCAGGTTTAAGGTAGGCGATACCGTGGGCGTAGGCTGCTTTGTAGATTCGTGCATGCATTGCGCCAATTGCAAAAACGACCTGGAGCAATATTGTCAGAACGGCCATACCCAAACCTACAATTCGCAAAGCCAGGATAAAAAAACCATCACCATGGGTGGCTACTCAAGCCATATTGTAGTTACACAACATTTTGTTTTATCCGTATCAGACAAGCTGCCGCTTGAAAAGGTAGCACCTTTGTTGTGTGCCGGTATTACCACCTACTCGCCGCTGCGCCACTGGGGTGTAAAAGCCGGTGATAGGGTTGCAGTAGTTGGTTTAGGAGGCCTGGGCCACATGGCTGTTAAACTGGCGGCATCGATGGGTGCCGAGGTGACAATGCTAAGCCGATCAAAAAGTAAAGAAAAAGACGCCGCCGAATTGGGTGCGCACCACTTTAAACTGACAACAGATAAAGATACCATGGCCGAACTGGCCAACAGCTTCAATTTTATTATCGATACGGTTTCGGCAGCCCATGATTATAACGAGTACCTTAACCTGCTAACCACCGATGGCGTAATGGTTTTATTAGGTGCACCACCACAACCTACACCGGTAGCTGCTTTCCCGTTCATTATGGGGCGCAGGAGTTTGGTGGGTTCGTTAGTTGGCGGCATAAAAGAAACCCAGGAAATGCTGGATTACTGCGCCGAGCATAACATTACATCAGATGTGGAAGTGATCAGCATTGATAAGATCAACGAAGCCTATGAGCGTACCCTTGCTGGAGACGTGCATTACAGGTTTGTAATTGATATGGCCACTTTGTAA
- a CDS encoding sensor histidine kinase, translated as MNYKVNALWNKLIGDKPDFALEGRIFHSVCIIVMFGLALNIPFNYIIGLPKLAGLMFVVLLVVAAAYYVSRFYKMLSLAIVAFQVINTFMLIANYYDNSGLNGPTFAIFLLSFIIAVSIIPQRQYAIWLPLNILVILLLIYWEATHPDWIKDTYPYKNSRFADFGYSYIIIAGLIFFIIAFIRSAYHQERRRAEYEASELAASNETKNKLLSILAHDLKEPLASVQGFLELLTYYKLDETERRNIENELLNRTRDTTQMLGNVLSWTKSQMGGVQVQLMPLQLRHTLAGTLQLLKSISVEKQIELQDDIDEAIWVAADPDMLQLVVRNVVMNAIKFTFPGGKVTINATTGNGKCTIAITDNGTGIPAEKQAKLFSVSEQVTYGTGKEKGAGLGLVLCKNFVELQGGNIWFKSEPGVGSTFFISLNYCQPAPTAGNSPELLMQSPAKPV; from the coding sequence ATGAACTATAAGGTGAATGCTCTGTGGAATAAGTTAATTGGCGATAAGCCCGACTTTGCATTAGAAGGGCGCATCTTCCATTCGGTTTGTATTATTGTAATGTTCGGGTTAGCACTCAACATCCCCTTTAATTATATTATCGGCTTGCCCAAGCTGGCAGGCCTTATGTTTGTGGTATTGCTGGTTGTGGCTGCGGCTTATTATGTATCCCGTTTTTATAAAATGCTCAGCCTGGCAATTGTGGCGTTCCAGGTTATCAACACCTTTATGCTGATAGCCAATTACTATGATAACTCGGGCCTTAATGGGCCTACTTTTGCCATTTTTCTGTTGTCATTTATCATAGCAGTATCAATCATCCCGCAAAGGCAATACGCCATATGGCTGCCGTTAAACATATTGGTAATACTGCTGCTAATATATTGGGAAGCCACCCACCCCGACTGGATAAAAGATACCTACCCTTACAAAAACAGCCGCTTTGCCGATTTTGGGTACAGTTACATTATTATAGCCGGGCTCATTTTTTTTATAATTGCTTTTATCAGGAGCGCTTATCACCAGGAACGCCGCCGGGCCGAGTACGAAGCCTCGGAACTCGCAGCCAGTAACGAAACCAAAAACAAACTGCTATCCATACTGGCGCATGACCTCAAAGAACCCTTAGCATCAGTTCAGGGCTTCCTTGAACTGCTTACTTATTATAAACTGGATGAAACAGAAAGGCGGAACATTGAAAATGAACTCCTAAACCGTACCCGTGATACTACGCAAATGCTGGGCAATGTACTTTCCTGGACAAAAAGCCAGATGGGAGGTGTACAAGTACAGTTGATGCCACTACAACTGCGGCATACACTGGCCGGCACATTACAGCTATTAAAAAGCATTTCTGTAGAGAAACAGATTGAACTACAGGATGACATTGACGAGGCCATTTGGGTTGCCGCCGACCCCGACATGCTGCAACTGGTAGTCAGGAACGTGGTGATGAATGCAATTAAATTTACCTTCCCGGGCGGTAAGGTTACTATAAACGCTACTACGGGCAATGGTAAATGCACTATTGCGATAACCGACAATGGTACGGGAATTCCGGCTGAAAAACAGGCTAAATTATTTTCAGTAAGCGAACAGGTTACCTATGGTACCGGCAAAGAAAAAGGAGCCGGCCTTGGCCTGGTGCTTTGCAAAAACTTTGTAGAATTACAGGGCGGCAACATTTGGTTTAAGAGCGAACCTGGGGTGGGCAGTACCTTTTTTATCAGCCTTAATTATTGTCAACCGGCACCAACCGCTGGCAATTCTCCCGAACTCTTGATGCAATCGCCCGCAAAACCAGTTTGA
- a CDS encoding DUF2911 domain-containing protein: MLTQLDAFALQLYCCYLALLKIKNNFIVKNADHHFPKTANNPTMKTTLLCLLTFITFHFYDALAQELPFKIPAASLGQRIEQDFGLGTVSVKYYRPNTKGRKIFNGMEPYGIVWRTGANNATVVTLTDSVQVEGNTLAPGSYSLFSIPGADEWTIIFNKTINQWGAYAYDQKQDVLRFKVKPTKLTSKVETLTIQFADVKQDDCLLQILWENTGINIHLKTDVDNRIMANIQEAMKGEKKPYYMSAVWCYNHNRNLAQALTWMQEADKTNPTAYNIKYWLARLQLKTGDKKSAIVSANEGLKLASAENNAEYIRMNKEVLHDAGAN, from the coding sequence ATGTTAACCCAATTAGATGCGTTTGCCCTGCAACTGTATTGCTGTTATTTGGCGTTATTGAAAATAAAGAATAATTTTATAGTAAAGAACGCCGACCACCACTTTCCCAAAACCGCCAATAACCCAACCATGAAAACAACCTTACTTTGCCTGCTCACTTTTATAACCTTCCATTTTTACGATGCCCTGGCGCAGGAATTACCCTTTAAAATCCCCGCAGCAAGTTTGGGACAACGTATTGAACAGGATTTTGGCCTTGGCACCGTATCGGTAAAATACTACCGGCCTAATACCAAAGGCCGCAAAATTTTTAACGGGATGGAACCTTACGGCATTGTCTGGCGAACCGGAGCCAATAATGCAACTGTAGTAACCCTTACCGATAGTGTCCAGGTAGAAGGGAATACCCTTGCACCCGGCTCCTACTCGCTTTTTAGTATACCCGGCGCCGACGAATGGACAATTATTTTCAATAAAACGATTAACCAATGGGGCGCTTATGCTTATGACCAAAAACAGGATGTGCTGCGTTTTAAGGTAAAACCAACAAAACTTACCAGTAAAGTAGAGACCCTTACCATCCAATTTGCAGATGTTAAGCAAGACGACTGCTTGCTGCAAATATTATGGGAAAACACCGGCATCAACATCCATTTAAAAACCGATGTTGATAACCGCATTATGGCCAATATCCAGGAAGCCATGAAAGGCGAAAAGAAACCTTACTACATGTCGGCAGTGTGGTGCTATAACCACAACCGAAACCTGGCCCAGGCGCTTACCTGGATGCAGGAAGCAGATAAAACCAACCCAACAGCCTACAATATAAAATACTGGCTGGCCAGGCTACAACTAAAAACAGGCGATAAAAAATCGGCCATTGTATCGGCCAATGAGGGGCTCAAACTGGCTTCTGCCGAAAACAATGCCGAGTACATCAGGATGAATAAAGAGGTATTACATGATGCCGGAGCAAACTGA
- a CDS encoding SRPBCC family protein, with product MNNYQKTITVINPANEVYAAITRHIADWWSDDLTGTTAHVGDQYDIAFGKTKKTFSIIEAVPNSRVVWQCDKAHIDMASLKNKAEWVGTKLIWTISADNQGTTLNFLHEGLNQSFECYTVCEAGWDYFIGSLRAFLSMGSGTPYRKQQAVSN from the coding sequence ATGAACAATTATCAAAAAACCATCACCGTAATCAACCCCGCCAATGAAGTTTACGCCGCCATTACCCGGCACATTGCCGATTGGTGGAGTGATGACCTCACAGGTACAACCGCCCACGTCGGCGACCAATATGACATTGCCTTCGGAAAAACAAAAAAAACCTTCAGTATCATTGAAGCAGTACCCAATAGCCGTGTTGTATGGCAATGTGATAAAGCACATATAGATATGGCTTCCTTAAAAAACAAAGCAGAATGGGTGGGCACTAAACTGATATGGACCATAAGCGCCGATAACCAGGGTACAACCCTGAATTTTTTACACGAGGGCTTAAACCAAAGTTTTGAATGCTATACCGTATGTGAAGCCGGTTGGGATTATTTTATAGGCAGCCTGCGTGCTTTTTTAAGTATGGGTAGCGGAACGCCGTATCGTAAACAACAAGCGGTATCAAATTGA